ATAAGTCCTTTTTTTTCAGGCTTTCAAAGGTGTCCATATTCATCTCACTCGTATCAACACCACCACGAGTTACTTCCGCCTTAGTATAGCCAAAATTTCCTGCCGGAGGCAATTCATAATGGTGCAATTTTGTCAATTTTTCAATTTCTTGTGGCGTTAAACGCTTGATGGGTACATCGTCCAAATCCACAGATTTTAAATACTCTTTTATAAATCTTTTAGGCAGGGGAAGAAGACTGCTGATTTGCTTGTCGCTTTTTTTGGCAATCAATTTAGCGATGCGCACTTCGGGCAAAAAATCTATCATGATAGTACCTTTTTCCCAATATAAAGACCCCGATAATACCGCCGGACCGCTGATTCCTTTATGGGTAAATAAGAGTTGGTCTTTGAAAATCTTCTCTCCCACTTGCAGGGATACCAAGAGGGAAATACCACTCAAACTTTTCATCCAAAATTGATCTTTTTGCACCGTAAGTCCCACAAGAGCTGGCTGCGGTTTGATGATGGTATGACCAAAAGATTGGGCGATTTTAAAGCCTATATCTGAAGCACCCACGCTCGCATAACTCAATCCTCCACTTGCAACCACTAAACGTTTCGCGTGAATGGTACCTTGATTGGTTTCGATGATAAAATCATCCTCATAAGTCACCTCTTTGACAGTATGATTCAATAACATATCACAATGCTTTGTTAATTGAGAAAAAATTTTGATAATATCCTTAGCACTATTTTTGCAAAAATATTTCCCATGATCGCGTCGTTCGTAAGATAAATCTTCTTTTTGAAAGAACGCCAATAAATCTTTTTGGTTAAAAGAAGCAAAACATTTTTTGATTGCTTTTGCATCACCACGATAATGTGTCTCACTGATATCATGATTGGTGAAATTACATTTTCCACCCCCTGAAATACGTATCTTAGGTGCTAAAGTCTGCGATGATTCTATCAGGGCAATGGATTGATTTTTGATCCCAGATGCACACATCAATGCACTCGCCCCTGCACCGATAAAAGCGATATCAAAAGTTTTCAAATGCTGCTAATTCTTTGAAATTTTGTCGGATAGCATCATATAGGACAATACCTACTGCCACCGATTGGTTGAGACTGCGTCCATGCTCACCCATCGGGATGGTAATCGCATGGTTCCAGTTTTTTTGCATCAAATCCATCGGTAGCCCGGTAGATTCACCACCAAAAAAGAGAAAATCTCCATCTTTCATCTTGGCATCAAAATATGGCAATTTACTTTTAGTCGTAGCAAAGAAAAAACGATCCAAATATTGCTCATTGGCGGCCATAAAATCATCCAAACTCTCCCACACCGTCACATCTAAAAGATGCCAATAATCAAGCCCTGCTCGCTTGACATTTTTATCATTGATTTCAAAACAAGTCGGCTTGACAATATGTAACTTAGAGTCAGTATTCACACAAATTCTACCGATGCTACCGGTATTTTGTGGGATTTGAGGATGTACAAGTACGATATTAAACATGAGTCATCCTAAAATACAATTGTTTTGTTCGCATGAACAAAGATTTTATCATCAAAAACCAAATCCAACGCATTGGAGAGTACGGTCTTTTCTACATTTTTACCGGCTCTTTGCATATTTTTCCAATTAAGCTCATGATTGACAGGAATCACATCTTGGGCAATAATAGGACCCTCATCTAGATTGTTATTTACAAAATGTGCCGTCGCTCCAATAATCTTCACCCCACGTTTATGGGCTTGTTTGTAAGGATTGGCTCCGATGAAAGCCGGTAAGAATGAGTGATGGATATTAATAATCCTTTGATCATATTGTGACACAAAATTCTCAGATAAAATTCTCATATATTTAGCCAATACCAGATAATCTACATCATAACCTCCTAGCACTTCAAGGACAGCTTTTTCATGCTCTTCTCGGCTCATACCTTCACTTAAAACACAATGATACGGAATATCAAATTTCTGACATAATGGTCTTAAAATATCATAATTTGAGACCACCGCTTGAATATCGGCATTTAGCTCTCCGCTGTCGTGTTTGAGCAAGATATCTCCCAGACAATGGGACTCTTTTGTCACCAAAACGATGATTTTTTTCTTGACTTTTTTGACTAAGGTAATCTCAGCATCTTTGGGCATCACTGCCTTTAATTCTGAAACAATTTTTTGGCTATCAATCAATCCATCAATGCGCGCTCTAAAGAAAAATTTCTTATTTTCACCATCCACAAATTCATTATTTTTTTCAATATTTAAATCATTTGAATAGAGTACATCTGCAATCTTATGAATCAATCCCTTTTCATCGGAACATTTGATTTTTAAAACATATTTATTCACTTTGTATCACCTCTAATTTCCTTCTTTTTAGTTCTTTTTTTATTGCTTCTTTCTCAAAACCATCTGCGATGACACTCTGAGTCGTAATACCACCGTCAAATACTTTATCGAAAATATCCAATCTTTTTGCTCGCGCAATCACACCTTTTTTGTAATTGCCAAGCCACAATGAAATCGGCAAATCTATCGCAATTTCTTTCAATTTTGCATCACTCACATCCCCTTCGATATAGGGCTGATATTTGAAGACATGACGATACTCTCGTGGCATATCTAAGTCTTTTATCATTGTTTTAATATCGATTTTACCGATGTTCCCGATAAAATACATAAAATAATATGTATTTTGTTTTGGGAGAAAATTTTTGCGATTTCGTGCCATTTCAAGTGCCATTTTGAGAAAGGTATCTTTTTTAAAATCCATTTTGAAAAGTTTCTCAAAAATACCCAATTTTATCAAATAATAAAGCCCATAATGTAAATACTTTGCATTAAATAATTTTTCTAATTCCCAAAATATTCGCGTCTTACTCAAATCATCTAAAGCCAAAGCATCCATCACGCGCAATGTCTCTTTATCGATCTTATATCCCAATCTTGCACTAAATTGAATCCCTCGCAAAACACGTAAACTGTCTTCTTTGAAAGAGGTCGCATCCACGAGTGAGATTTGACGATGCAAAAGACTGCTTCTGCCTCCATAAAAATCTAAAAGCTCTTGTGTGAAAATATTCAGCATCATGGCATTCATCGTAAAATCGCGACGCTTGGCGGCTTGTTTTTCATCATGACACACCTGCACATCAAAAGCCTTGTGCCCCTTGCCTACTTTGCGCTCAATTCGCGGCAATGATAAATCCACATCACCATATTTATAGACAAAAAAGCTCTTGCCAACACCAATCGCTCCTAGGTTTTGCATCAATCTTGCAAAATCAGCTTCACTAACATCATAGACTTCAATATCAAGATCATGTAAAGGCACTCCTAGCATCATATCTCTCACACCGCCACCAACCAAATAGGCACGTTTGGTAACGCTTTGAAGCAATGATTTAACACGATAAAAAGGTGCTTTTAAATGATGAGGGAGGGCATGTTCAATAGTCATGATTTGGGAGTTTTTATATGTTCCAATCGTTCGTCAATCCTAGCTAAGAGATATTCTAAAAAATTAAGTGTCAAGTCAATCTTGGCTTCTATATTTTTATTATTTGGAGCCTGAAAACCTTCAAAAATCACTAGCAATTTCTCACGAATATTTTCATAAAATTGTTGTTCACTTG
This genomic window from Sulfurospirillum sp. 1612 contains:
- a CDS encoding CCA tRNA nucleotidyltransferase is translated as MTIEHALPHHLKAPFYRVKSLLQSVTKRAYLVGGGVRDMMLGVPLHDLDIEVYDVSEADFARLMQNLGAIGVGKSFFVYKYGDVDLSLPRIERKVGKGHKAFDVQVCHDEKQAAKRRDFTMNAMMLNIFTQELLDFYGGRSSLLHRQISLVDATSFKEDSLRVLRGIQFSARLGYKIDKETLRVMDALALDDLSKTRIFWELEKLFNAKYLHYGLYYLIKLGIFEKLFKMDFKKDTFLKMALEMARNRKNFLPKQNTYYFMYFIGNIGKIDIKTMIKDLDMPREYRHVFKYQPYIEGDVSDAKLKEIAIDLPISLWLGNYKKGVIARAKRLDIFDKVFDGGITTQSVIADGFEKEAIKKELKRRKLEVIQSE
- a CDS encoding CiaD-like domain-containing protein — translated: MELKEMVMMTLSELEEEPSTETQDDQEVIDTEEMTSPIATATEESDDVKIETSEQQFYENIREKLLVIFEGFQAPNNKNIEAKIDLTLNFLEYLLARIDERLEHIKTPKS
- a CDS encoding NAD(P)/FAD-dependent oxidoreductase, which encodes MKTFDIAFIGAGASALMCASGIKNQSIALIESSQTLAPKIRISGGGKCNFTNHDISETHYRGDAKAIKKCFASFNQKDLLAFFQKEDLSYERRDHGKYFCKNSAKDIIKIFSQLTKHCDMLLNHTVKEVTYEDDFIIETNQGTIHAKRLVVASGGLSYASVGASDIGFKIAQSFGHTIIKPQPALVGLTVQKDQFWMKSLSGISLLVSLQVGEKIFKDQLLFTHKGISGPAVLSGSLYWEKGTIMIDFLPEVRIAKLIAKKSDKQISSLLPLPKRFIKEYLKSVDLDDVPIKRLTPQEIEKLTKLHHYELPPAGNFGYTKAEVTRGGVDTSEMNMDTFESLKKKDLYFIGEVLNVTGELGGYNFQWAFSSAKVLAEYLTKR
- a CDS encoding tRNA (cytidine(34)-2'-O)-methyltransferase, whose amino-acid sequence is MFNIVLVHPQIPQNTGSIGRICVNTDSKLHIVKPTCFEINDKNVKRAGLDYWHLLDVTVWESLDDFMAANEQYLDRFFFATTKSKLPYFDAKMKDGDFLFFGGESTGLPMDLMQKNWNHAITIPMGEHGRSLNQSVAVGIVLYDAIRQNFKELAAFENF
- the purU gene encoding formyltetrahydrofolate deformylase: MNKYVLKIKCSDEKGLIHKIADVLYSNDLNIEKNNEFVDGENKKFFFRARIDGLIDSQKIVSELKAVMPKDAEITLVKKVKKKIIVLVTKESHCLGDILLKHDSGELNADIQAVVSNYDILRPLCQKFDIPYHCVLSEGMSREEHEKAVLEVLGGYDVDYLVLAKYMRILSENFVSQYDQRIINIHHSFLPAFIGANPYKQAHKRGVKIIGATAHFVNNNLDEGPIIAQDVIPVNHELNWKNMQRAGKNVEKTVLSNALDLVFDDKIFVHANKTIVF